CCACTGCTTTGATTTCATCAAGAATTACATCGTAAGAGGCTTCAGGATTTTGCTCCACAATACCCTTAACTATTAAATCAGCCACAGCGCCCCTCTCCCTACCTCGATTATCGTCATCTTCCTTAACAATGATATGATCAAAAGTTTGGGCAGCAATTTTACCGAGGAGGATCAAATCCTCATCTCTTCTGTCACCCGGACCACCGACAACACCGAGGCGATCGCCATTCCAGTTCCGAACAAAAGCGCCCACCGCCTCATAACCAGCCGGATTATGGGCATAATCCACCAAAACGGAATAATTATCGAGGTCAAATAAATTCATTCTACCGGGAGTTTGGAGGGCGCCGGGGTTAAAAGTGCGCACCCCTTGACGAATTAACTCAATGTCCACCCCATTGACAAAGGCAGCCAAACAAGCCGCCAAAGCATTAGCAATCATAAATGGAGCCATGCCTTTCATGGTAACGGGGATATTTTCCGCTTTCTCAATTCTTAAAGTCCATTCCCCTTCATAAATGGATAGATAACCATTTTCGTAAATGGCGGCAATACCATCACGGCGTAAATGATCGATAATAATAGGGTTTTTGTCAGTCATGGAAAAATAAGCAACTTTACCCTTGACATTTTGAGCCATTCGTGCTACCAGAGGATCATCTGCATTGAGAACAGCGTAACCTTCAGCATTAACAGTCTCAGCAATAACGCCTTTAACCCTTGCCATTTGTTCAATAGTATCAATATCCCCTAAACCAAGATGATCCGCTGCCACATTGAGGACAACTCCCACATCACAGGTATCAAATGCTAAACCAGAGCGTAAAATCCCCCCTCTGGCACACTCCAAAACCGCTACTTCCACAGTGGGATCACGCAAAATCACTCCAGCACTCAGAGGACCAGTATTATCACCTTTTTCCACCATATATTCCCCAAGGTAAATACCATCAGTGCTGGTATAACCGACTACTTTCCCCGTTTGACGGTAGAGATGGGCAAGTAATCTCGTGGTGGTAGTTTTGCCGTTCGTACCTGTTACCGCTAGGATGGGAATCCGGCTGGATTGATGATCTGGGTATAGCATATCGATGACGGGCGCTGCCACATTGCGTGGTAAACCTTGAGAAGGCGCAACGTGCATCCTAAACCCGGGCGCTGCATTCACCTCGACAATAACCCCATCTACTTCTGACAGGGGTTTAGTAATGTCAGGGGTAACAACATCAATACCGGCAATATCTAAACCAATAATTTTGGCAGCACGCTCTGCAATCCAGACATTTTGAGGGTGAATATCATCAGTGCGATCAATGGCGATGCCCCCAGTGCTAAGATTAGCCGTAGCTCGTAAATAAGCCACTTCTCCTTGTGGTAGTACTGTGGCAATGGTGAAACCTTGTCTTTTCAAAACCTCCAAAGAAGTACGATCCACGCTAATCCTAGTTAAAACATTATCATGACCATCCCCACGGTTAGGATCAAGGTTTGTTTGGTCGATTAGTTTTTCTATGGTGGATTTTCCGTCACCGGTGACGAGCGCTGGGATTCTTTCCGCCACAGCTACCAATTTGCCGTTGATGACCAATAAACGATGATCATTGCCTTTATAAAATCTTTCCACAATTACCGAGCGAGTTTTTGAAGCAGCACTGGCAACTTCGTAGGCTTCTTCTGCGTCTTCCCAACTATTAACGTCAATGGTGATACCTCGACCATGATTCCCGTCTAAAGGTTTAATCACGATGGGATAACCCCCCACATCCTCAACAGCGCCCTCCAACTCATCTAAATAGTAAATTACTGTACCCCTAGGCACAGGAATCCCAGCATCTCTGAGGGTGGTTTTTGTGCCTTCCTTATCACAAGCTAACTCTACTCCTAAAATACCTGTGTTACTGCTGAGAGTTGCTTGAATACGTCTTTGATTTACCCCATACCCTAACTGTACCATCGCACGGGCGCTTAACATCATCCAAGGGATAGAGCGAGTTTCAGCTTCTTTGATAATGGTTTCGGAGGAAGGACCTAGAGCAGAGTTTGCTCTCAAATCGTTTAAGTCAGAAATATCTTGAGCCAATTCTTCGGGGGAATAGCTCCCAGTATTGATAATAGAATTGCATAGTCTTACGGCAGCTCTTCCAGCATAGCGCCCGGCTTCCTCATACACATACTCAAAGACAACATTATAAACTCCGGAAGTGCTAGTTTCTCTCGTGCGCCCAAACCCCACAGGCATTCCTGCTAATTCTTGAAGTTCGAGGGCAATGTGTTCAATAATGTGACCCATATATGTCCCTTCTTGGACTCTTTCCAGAAAACCGCCTCGATGGTCTCGTGAACAAAAATGTTCAATTAGACTGGGTAATACTTGTACTAATCCTTCATAAAATCCGGGTATTAAATTTGATGGTTTGTCAGCGACATCTTCCAAGTCAAGACGCATTTGTACAAGTTTTGGACGGCGGATACTCCAATAGTTAGGACCTCTAAGGGTCTGAGTTTTGAGGATTTTCATGCTATTTCTGATTTTAGACGCTACTTTAACTAAAGAGCCATTATTAATGATCTCGTTTATTTGGTTACTTTAACTGTTCAACATGAACATTATGTTAAGTTAATGGACAATTGATAATGCATAATGGAAGGAATGCAGAAGTAATTGTTTTCTAAATTCTAAATTCTAAATTCTAAATTTTTTCTCCCTTTCTCCCTTTCCCCTCTGCTTCCCCTTCCCCCTGTCTCCTTGTCCATTTAATCGACAACAGCCGGGCTAGGTTGATGGGTTTTGCGATTATAACGATCTCCATGACAAAGAATATGAACCCTTAAATTATGCAGGGCGAGGGGCGCTTCCGCTTCTATTTTACCTTGATTGGTATAATTCATTGCTTGGGCATCTACAACGGTAACAGTACCTTTTCCGACCACTTCCAGATGATGATCGGGAGTAAAAAGGGCGCAGGTATCTTCATCAATACCGATGCCTAAACGTTCAGGATGATTAGAGAGCGCACTCAATAATCGTGACATCCGATTGCGATTGTGAAAATGTTGATCTACAATGACTTCAGGAATAAACCCTAAACCCATTGCCATATCAACTAAAGCTCGATTGGGAGATTCTCCGCTACTACCACCTGCGATCATATGATGACCCATAACTGCTGCACCGGCACTTGTTCCAGCAAGAGCAATTTCACCTAATTTCACCCTTTGACGAATTCTTTCCATCAGAGGGGTATCAGCTAATAAACCGCAAAGACGCAGTTGATCTCCCCCTGTCATGAAAATTCCCGTGCAGTTTTCCACATACTCTTGATAGGTTTTATCTTCTCCCTGTGTGCGATCGCGCACGTCTAAAACTTTAAGCTCTTTAACCCCCATATCATTAAAAATGGAGATATAACGCTCTCCAATAATAGTTGGTTCTCGTGAAGCTGAGGGAATAATCCCGATAATAGCATCAGCGCCCCCCGCACAGTGCCAAAAGGTTTGTAATATTTCCCTGCCATGCACTTTATCTTCGGCACCGCCAATGACTAGCACGGAACTTCTTTGATATTGCTTCATGTTGATGTTTGATTCTCTTGCTAATTTGATCTACACTTTTGACTTTCAAAAATGTTCATTATATAATCCTTTTCACTATTTTATGGTTAAATTTGTCACATATCACGGTTTATCAAGTAAAAAGTCACAAGTAGAGGTTGATAAAAATGGACAATTACAATGGGAAGGGAAAAGGTTTTAAAAGGGCAAAGTTAAAAGGGCAAGGGGCAAAGGTTTCAATGCTTATAAATCAAATACTTTAGGATAACTAGGAATTTGTGAAAAATAACGATTTGGCTTAACCCTTTAATTTATAAACATTTCACCTGAAACCTGACACCCGAAGCCTGACGCACCTCCCCTCACAAAAAAACCCTGCCAGAAAGACAGGGGGAATTAAATCAAAACGGAGAAATTAAGATTATTCTGCGGTAGCTAACTCTGCATCTGCTCTATTTTCAGTGCTACCACGACGACGACGGCTAGTTAAACTATTGAATAACATTTTACCAATTGCCATCACTAAATTACCTTCTAATTCTTGAAATAATTTCATATTCATAGCAAAAGCATCGTTTGCCTCCTGAACAATTTTCTCGGCAGTTTCTTGATCTACTGGAAAATCATTTAATGCCGCACGATATTTATTTTTGAAGGCTTTTTCATCGTCAATAGCTTCAAATTCATAAAACGCTGTGCCTTGTGAATCTAAATTCATTGCTTTTTGAGCTATATTTTTAAGAATTTGTCCTCCCGAAAGGTCTCCTAAATAACGAGTGTAGGAGTGCGCTGCAAATAATTCTGGCTCATTTTGAGCAATTGCTCTGATTCTATCAACGTAGGCTTGACCAGAAACACTGATGGATATTTCATTTTTCCAGTTAGCACCATAATAGAATTGTAGGTCCTGGGCTAAACTTTCTTGGCGATTAAGTTCAGGAAAATAAATTTTACTGACAAGGGGATGCTCTTTGAGACGCTCCATTTCTTCTTCCATGGCGCTGTAAACAAAGTAAAGATTTGCTGCTAATTTACGATAAGAGTTTTTTTCTACAACCCCTTTTAAAAAGCATTTAATAAATCCCATATTTTCTGCCATAGAATGAGATTTTTTTGTGCCTTCTCTCAACATGGTAGCTAGATTTATGCTCATATTTAACCTATTCCTAATTTATTAAGATTCTGTTTATAAAAATTTACAAAGACAATTTTATTGCTTAGTTTCTTAGATTAAACTGAATTTATGTCATTTTCCATTAAGTTTCATTACAATTCAATCTTTACCTAGGGGTTGCTGAAAAAGTGGTGTATTGAGGTGAAGGGCAAAGGTTTCAGGTTGCAGGTGTAATTTTCAAACCTAATACCTAACACCCGATACCTGACACCTTTACAGCTATGCTTAAAACTGTTTAACTCGATTAACTAAAGCCTCAGCAGTAATTCCATTAAATGCCATGAGTTGAGGGGCGCTGGCAGTAGTTTCTCCTCGTTTCCACGCAAAAACGTCACGGGGTGCATTACTACGCAACATAATCGGTTCTAACATAGCGCTCGTGCCACCAGTCACACCAATTAAACCATCCCCACCAAATAGACTTTCAAAACCAGTATCATCTAAAAATTCACCATCAGAAGCGGTGCAAGTATCCCAAGCCACATCTGTCGGGCGATATAAACGGCGTGGATTAATAACTGAGACAATGCGCACTCCATACCCCAAAGATTCTAAAATTTGAGTGGCTTCAAAAACGGGGATTAAAGTCATATCACCAATGACAGCAAAAACGATTTTTTTATCTCCCTCAGACTCATGTAAAATTACAGCACCTTTAGCCAAAGCCTCTTGAGTTTGCTCAAAAGTAGTGCGGATAGGTAAAGGAGACTTACTAGCAGTAATGGTAATCCCTTTATTTCTGGTATTCAGCGCCCACCGATAGCATTCCTGAATACTATTAGCATCACAAGGAAAAAGAGGAAAAATATTACCATTGCGCATCATACCAGCGAAATAGTTTTCGATTTCCGGGCGTTGATGAGTCCAACCATTGCGCCCTTGCTCCAGCGCCCCTGCCGTAAATAAAGTAATAGTAGAAGGGGTTTCCCTTCTCAATTCTGCCATGGCTTGAGTCACAGTCTGCCAAATAGGTAAACCATTGATCGCAAAAGACTCATAAGAACACCATAACGTACGGGCGCCGAATAAGGCTTGAGCCACCGCCAAACCAGCGCACGCATCCTCACTCAAAGGCTCATAAACTTGTCCTTGAGGCTGTTGAAAATAAATTTCATCGGTGGTAGGGTGAACGATTTTTAAACCAACATTAATATTATTGATTCCCGATGCCGCATTACCGTCAGCATTCGTTACCAAAAAATGAGGATCATTTTTGCCAACATGAACTACCATTTCTCCCATCGCAGTAGTAGCAACTTTCCGATCCCCTCCCACATTATATTCAGTCATGGGCAAAGTCCCCAAATCAGCTAAAGGCAATTCTTTTTCAGTGACGGCTACTGCCACATTAGGACCGCCATTAGAACGAACAAAGTTAGTACGTACTAACTCCCATGCCGATTTACTCAATGCCCTTCCCTGTAATGCAGAAATGATATAATCCTTATCAAGACTATCCCCCGGATAAAGATTATGGGATTGAGAACCAGTTTTATGCACCCCAGCCCCTTTCAATTGTTTAATGATTAACACCGTTAAAGTGCCATTAAGAGCAGATTGACTGGCTTTATCTGTGGCTTCTAAAACTGCTTTCGTGAAGGCTAAACGATTCTCAAAAGAGAATTGGGTACTGTCCACATAATCACCCTCTTGGTTGCTGTCATCAAAATCTTTCGCATTTACCAATATTACTTCAGCAAAGCCATTACCACGCCAATAAGAAATCATTTCCTCATTGGATTTGGTGGAAACCATACTATGATGCTCTTGAGAATAACCATTCCAAACAAGAATCGGTAAAAAATTAGTTATCTCAGGGTATGCTGTGTTAAAATGACCGAAACTACTCATGATATAAGGTTCACCTAAACCACCATCACCGATAGTCACAGGGAATAATACCCCCGGGTGTAGTTTTGCTCCTGCCATAGCAAAATGTTGCCCTTGTCCCAAAGGACCTGCTGGACTTAATAGTCCCGGAATTTGACCCGATAAATGTCCTAACAACCCGTGCATTTCACGGAAGCGGGCGCTTAATTCTTCCACTGTGTAAATGCCCATGCTTTCCAAGGATTGATCTAAAAACACCGCACTATAATAACCTGGCGCGTGATGTCCAACCTCAGTAATTAAATTT
This sequence is a window from Cyanobacterium sp. T60_A2020_053. Protein-coding genes within it:
- a CDS encoding heme oxygenase (biliverdin-producing), translated to MSINLATMLREGTKKSHSMAENMGFIKCFLKGVVEKNSYRKLAANLYFVYSAMEEEMERLKEHPLVSKIYFPELNRQESLAQDLQFYYGANWKNEISISVSGQAYVDRIRAIAQNEPELFAAHSYTRYLGDLSGGQILKNIAQKAMNLDSQGTAFYEFEAIDDEKAFKNKYRAALNDFPVDQETAEKIVQEANDAFAMNMKLFQELEGNLVMAIGKMLFNSLTSRRRRGSTENRADAELATAE
- a CDS encoding phosphoketolase, with the protein product MTNREFYQGIQYFQEELPYFQKYGQQSAIAEGEKRIESVDDQAIYQTLLGADALRYLTLHITASKESGHPGGFASSADVIASLVMLGHKNLITEVGHHAPGYYSAVFLDQSLESMGIYTVEELSARFREMHGLLGHLSGQIPGLLSPAGPLGQGQHFAMAGAKLHPGVLFPVTIGDGGLGEPYIMSSFGHFNTAYPEITNFLPILVWNGYSQEHHSMVSTKSNEEMISYWRGNGFAEVILVNAKDFDDSNQEGDYVDSTQFSFENRLAFTKAVLEATDKASQSALNGTLTVLIIKQLKGAGVHKTGSQSHNLYPGDSLDKDYIISALQGRALSKSAWELVRTNFVRSNGGPNVAVAVTEKELPLADLGTLPMTEYNVGGDRKVATTAMGEMVVHVGKNDPHFLVTNADGNAASGINNINVGLKIVHPTTDEIYFQQPQGQVYEPLSEDACAGLAVAQALFGARTLWCSYESFAINGLPIWQTVTQAMAELRRETPSTITLFTAGALEQGRNGWTHQRPEIENYFAGMMRNGNIFPLFPCDANSIQECYRWALNTRNKGITITASKSPLPIRTTFEQTQEALAKGAVILHESEGDKKIVFAVIGDMTLIPVFEATQILESLGYGVRIVSVINPRRLYRPTDVAWDTCTASDGEFLDDTGFESLFGGDGLIGVTGGTSAMLEPIMLRSNAPRDVFAWKRGETTASAPQLMAFNGITAEALVNRVKQF
- a CDS encoding cyanophycinase, encoding MKQYQRSSVLVIGGAEDKVHGREILQTFWHCAGGADAIIGIIPSASREPTIIGERYISIFNDMGVKELKVLDVRDRTQGEDKTYQEYVENCTGIFMTGGDQLRLCGLLADTPLMERIRQRVKLGEIALAGTSAGAAVMGHHMIAGGSSGESPNRALVDMAMGLGFIPEVIVDQHFHNRNRMSRLLSALSNHPERLGIGIDEDTCALFTPDHHLEVVGKGTVTVVDAQAMNYTNQGKIEAEAPLALHNLRVHILCHGDRYNRKTHQPSPAVVD
- the cphA gene encoding cyanophycin synthetase; translation: MKILKTQTLRGPNYWSIRRPKLVQMRLDLEDVADKPSNLIPGFYEGLVQVLPSLIEHFCSRDHRGGFLERVQEGTYMGHIIEHIALELQELAGMPVGFGRTRETSTSGVYNVVFEYVYEEAGRYAGRAAVRLCNSIINTGSYSPEELAQDISDLNDLRANSALGPSSETIIKEAETRSIPWMMLSARAMVQLGYGVNQRRIQATLSSNTGILGVELACDKEGTKTTLRDAGIPVPRGTVIYYLDELEGAVEDVGGYPIVIKPLDGNHGRGITIDVNSWEDAEEAYEVASAASKTRSVIVERFYKGNDHRLLVINGKLVAVAERIPALVTGDGKSTIEKLIDQTNLDPNRGDGHDNVLTRISVDRTSLEVLKRQGFTIATVLPQGEVAYLRATANLSTGGIAIDRTDDIHPQNVWIAERAAKIIGLDIAGIDVVTPDITKPLSEVDGVIVEVNAAPGFRMHVAPSQGLPRNVAAPVIDMLYPDHQSSRIPILAVTGTNGKTTTTRLLAHLYRQTGKVVGYTSTDGIYLGEYMVEKGDNTGPLSAGVILRDPTVEVAVLECARGGILRSGLAFDTCDVGVVLNVAADHLGLGDIDTIEQMARVKGVIAETVNAEGYAVLNADDPLVARMAQNVKGKVAYFSMTDKNPIIIDHLRRDGIAAIYENGYLSIYEGEWTLRIEKAENIPVTMKGMAPFMIANALAACLAAFVNGVDIELIRQGVRTFNPGALQTPGRMNLFDLDNYSVLVDYAHNPAGYEAVGAFVRNWNGDRLGVVGGPGDRRDEDLILLGKIAAQTFDHIIVKEDDDNRGRERGAVADLIVKGIVEQNPEASYDVILDEIKAVETGLAKVKKDGLVVIFPESVSRIITMIEQYQNSN